In the genome of Nonomuraea sp. NBC_00507, the window CCGGCTGCGCGCAGAGCACAGAGCGGCCGGCCAGCGACTTCAAGGAGGCCGACGGGAAGGCGGCGGCGCAACGCTGGGTGTCGGAGGAGTTCACGCCCAGCACGCTGGCCAAGGACCAGCAGCTCGCGGAGATGGACTGGTTCATGAAGGCCGCGGCGCCGTACCGGGGCATGCAGATCAACGTGGTGTCCGAGACGATCACCACGCACGAGTACGAGTCCCAGCAGCTCGCCAAGGCGTTCGCCGAGATCACCGGGATCAAGATCAAGCATGACCTGATCCAGGAAGGCGACGTCGTCGAGAAACTCCAGACCCAGATCCAGGGCGACCAGAACATCTACGACGCCTACGTCAACGACTCCGACCTCATCGGCACCCACTCGCGTGGCGACTACGTGATCCCGCTGTCGGACTACATGGCCGGCGAGGGCAAGAACGTCACCTCGCCCACGCTCGACCTGAACGACTTCATCGGCATCAGCTTCACCACCGGCCCGGACAAGAAGATCTATCAGCTGCCCGACCAGCAGTTCGCGAACCTCTACTGGTTCCGCTACGACTGGTTCACCGACCCGGAGATCAAGAAGCAGTTCAGGGACGCCTACGGGTACGACCTGGGCGTCCCGGTCAACTGGGCGGCTTATGAGGACATCGCCGACTTCTTCACCAACAAGGTCAACGGCAACGGGACCGTCGACGGCAAGAAGGTCTACGGCCACATGGACTACGGCAGGAAGGACCCGTCGCTGGGCTGGCGCTTCACCGACGCCTGGCTGTCCATGGCCGGCAACGGCGACCCCGGCATCCCCAACGGCCTGCCGGTGGACGACTGGGGCATCAGGGTGGAAAACTGCCGCCCGGTCGGCTCGTCGGTCACCCGCGGCGGCGACACGAACGGCCCCGCCTCGGTCTACGCGCTCACCAAATACGTGGACTGGCTGAAGAAGTACGCGCCCAAGGAAGCCGCCGGCATGAACTTCAGCGAGGCCGGTCCGGTGCCCGCGCAGGGCAACATCGCCCAGCAGATCTTCTGGTACACGTCGTTCACGGCCGATATGACCAAGGAAGGGCTGCCGGTCGTCAACAGCGACGGCACGCCCAAGTGGCGCATCGCGCCGAGCCCGCACGGCGCGTACTGGAAGGACGGCCACAAGCTCGG includes:
- a CDS encoding ABC transporter substrate-binding protein, with the translated sequence MRHRAGRSAAVGLATLILVIAGCAQSTERPASDFKEADGKAAAQRWVSEEFTPSTLAKDQQLAEMDWFMKAAAPYRGMQINVVSETITTHEYESQQLAKAFAEITGIKIKHDLIQEGDVVEKLQTQIQGDQNIYDAYVNDSDLIGTHSRGDYVIPLSDYMAGEGKNVTSPTLDLNDFIGISFTTGPDKKIYQLPDQQFANLYWFRYDWFTDPEIKKQFRDAYGYDLGVPVNWAAYEDIADFFTNKVNGNGTVDGKKVYGHMDYGRKDPSLGWRFTDAWLSMAGNGDPGIPNGLPVDDWGIRVENCRPVGSSVTRGGDTNGPASVYALTKYVDWLKKYAPKEAAGMNFSEAGPVPAQGNIAQQIFWYTSFTADMTKEGLPVVNSDGTPKWRIAPSPHGAYWKDGHKLGYQDAGSWTLLKNTPQDRRAAAWLYAQFVTSKTVSLKKSIVGLTFIRDSDVKSEYFAQNAKKYGGLIEFYNSPARKQWTPTGTNVPDYPKLAQLWWQNVATAVTGETTPQQSMDNLAKQQDDILSRLERRGYGGNCAPKLNPEQSAQHWYDQPGAPAPKLADERGKPATLDYDKLIAQWKAGD